From the genome of Bubalus bubalis isolate 160015118507 breed Murrah chromosome 2, NDDB_SH_1, whole genome shotgun sequence, one region includes:
- the MYMX gene encoding protein myomixer: MPTPLLPLLLRTLLARLLLPAARLARQHLLPLLRRLARRLGSQDLREALLGCLLFVLSQRRPPDAGEASRVARLERRGRLASQK; the protein is encoded by the coding sequence ATGCCCACTCCTCTGCTTCCGCTGCTGCTCCGCACGCTGTTGGCCCGCCTGCTGCTGCCCGCTGCCCGCCTGGCCCGCCAGCACCTCCTGCCCCTGCTGCGCCGGCTGGCCCGCCGCCTGGGCTCCCAGGATTTGCGAGAGGCTTTGCTGGGCTGTCTGTTGTTCGTCCTCAGTCAGAGACGCCCGCCGGACGCCGGGGAGGCTTCCAGAGTGGCCCGcctggagaggagggggaggctAGCCTCCCAAAAATGA